CTGTGTTGGTCTACAGGGGAGCTGAACCTTGTCCCCTGCTTGTGGCTGCCATGTTCGAGCTGGTGTTGACAGTGTTGTAATCCATGATCAAAAATGAGATTCGTTTAGAAATCATGCTGTTCGCCCCCAGTTTATTTGAAGAGGGAGGGGTggctatttgccttctggttttccaAAGCTTTAGAGGGAAAGCACTTGCTTTCCAAGTCTGAGCTTCTTTGGGGCAAAATCCAGtcgcacatccaccaatgtgtcCTTGCCATTGGCTGCTCAGAGGGGTTTCCCCTGTTCCTCCACTATCCCAGGGTTTGGGATCTGATGTTGTTTCCCTTCAGATCTCACCGCCACATCTGCTTGCAAtctgtctccttctccccatGCGTCTCACGCAGGCTCTCCACAGCTCTTAGTCCCTCTGCGCTCTTAGAGTCCTGTCTAGCCCTTCCCCTAAACCAGAGTGGCAGCCACTTTGCCTGTAGGTACAGCTTCAGTCTCATTAAAGAAATTCACAGCCATGTTTATGAGGGGCACTTTCCTCTGATCGGCTATGGGGAAATGGTGGCCATCCTGCTAGCTTCTGCCCCATTAGCAGTAAAGGGAGATAGTGActttaataaaggaaaaattCCTAGAGTAGGCGTCTGATCACCATTTCATAAGATGGCTAGAAAAACCCACcccagaactgctaactgtgatAAATGGGAGTGGACCACACTGCTGGCTGTGTGGAGGGGGCTgtagggtgtgggtgggggctctgCTCTGACGCAGCAGCAGATCAGGAGCCTGAATTTCCATGTGAAACTTTAAGCCTGGTATCGGGCTTAATGCTAAGAAGGGCAACGTGCTACATCTGGAGGACGGGGGTGGGGATTTGAGCACAATGCTGTCTGAGGTGGTATGTGGTTGGAGGTTATGGTTGTGGGGGCAGGGTGAGCTGGGATGGAGGACCATGGTGGGAGCTCTTGCAGCCCtttggggaagggcaagagggtTGGACTGGTGTTGAGGTCGGCCACTTGTCCAGAGGTCACTACAGATATTCAAAAGCCTCTGGGGAAGGGTCTCTTGTGATCCCTTCAGAGGATCTCTAGCTCTCTTTAATCCACACCCTGCTGTTCCAGGTGCCCATCTCACAGAGGAGCAGTGCCGTGTGGTGGCTGGGAAGATTCCCTGTGCAGATGCCCCAGGCCAAGCTGCTTGCTTCCAGGCTGGCTGCTGTTATGATGAGACTGACCTCACTACCCCCTGCTACTATGGCAACACAGGTAGGAGACCTGCCCTCCTGTCAGCTTATGGAGCCTTTTGCCATCTCTGTCCTGGGAAGCTTGGTGAGACGCCATAGCTCTCAGATGAGTTTGGTCACTACCTACTAGCATAGTGAAGTAGCCTTGGATACAATGtctttgtatctctctctctaggcTGCAGCTGGCATCAGTTGTGTGCAAAGGGATTCCTTCCTACATCACGGTCTCTCCTCAGCTGCCCAATGCCTGGCAGATCTTGAGAGCAAACACTAAATGTGTGGTGGCAGAGGAAGAACCATCAGACGGTACAGGCTGGTGCTCCATCATCGGATCGATGGATAACTCTGCCGGCTTGTCTTGTTCCTCCACAACATGAGCTGCAATCATGCTGTGTCAGGCAAACCCACTTACCCCCCTGGGGCTTCATTtgatagattccaaagccagaagggaccattgtgatcattagTCTGATTTCCTATATAACACAAGCTATAGAATTTCCCtgaaataactcctagagcagatctcttggCAGACATCCAGTCTTGccttatcagtgatggagaatccaccatgaccctgggcAAACCATTCCAATGGCTAACTACCCTCGCTCTCCGATCTACACCTTCTTTAAATACTTAACCTTCTCTCTGTCTAAAGAGACAGAATTTGGTCACTACAAGGCCTGGTTTCTAAtatttctcatggctcttctccaaTCTATCATCCGTGGTGTGGCATGGAACTCTTGCCCAATTCCTATACCAGGAACatgtatacttaatcctgctccTTTGTGTTGCAGTCACTGTTCAGTGCCTCCTGGACGGTCACTTTGTTCTGGTGGTCTCCAGGGACGTGTCTGATCACCCCATCATCCTGGAGAGTGTCCGGCTAGCCTATGCCCAGGCAGGGTGTGACCCCATCAGGATGACTGAGGCTTTTGTGATCTTCCGCTTCCCCCTCATGCAGTGCGGCACCACAGTCCAGGTGAGGGGACACCCACGGGAAGCCAGGGTGAGTGCTCTGCTCAGGGTCTTGGGGGACTAACCTGCCCCATGTCTCCACTCTTCCAGGTGATCCATGACAAACTGATCTATGAGAACCAGCTGATCTCTGGCATCGACATCCGGACTGGGCCAGACGGCTCCATCACCCGGGACAGCACCTTCATGTAAGTTGGCCTGCTCTATTGACTAGCAAGGAAGTGATGGTGAGCAGTCTTCAGCCCTTCCACAGTGCAAGCGTGAGGCCAGATACTTCCCCTGGCAAAGATCCGATCCATCAATCTCTTTCGACAGCCTCTCCTGAGCACCAAAGGACTTGGGGGATGTTCTACAGGTATGGATTCCCTGCAGTCGGGGACATCCCCTTTTCTGAGTGTGGGGCAATGCACCTGATCCCTAATGGGGCATGGGGCAAAATCTTGCTTTGTGAAGGGAAGGACACTCTGTGCAGCTGACTGTCTCATCAAATGCCAACattggtcagcctcacctcagtccctggaaaaatcctgcagcaggtcatcaaggaatccgttttgaagcacttggaggagaggaaggtgatcgggACCAGCCAAAATGGATtcgccaagggcaagtcatgcctgaccaaccggattgctttctatgatgagagctggctctgtggatatgatataccttgactCTAACAAagtttgatacagtctcccacagtagtctcgccattcatccagcccatactactttaacttgctggcaaaaggTGGAtcgaaagctggctagatcgtcaagctcaacgggtagtgatcaacagctctgtctagttggcagctggtatcaagcggcatgccccaggggtcggtcctggggctggttttgttcgtcattaatgatctggatgatgggatggcttACACCCTCACAAGTTAATGGATGACACTaggttggggggagaggtagatagggtccagagtgacctaggaaaaattgaaaattgggctaaaagaaatccgAGGTTCGATCAGGaccagtgcagagtcctgcacttaggagggaagaatcccattccctggtacaggctggggaccgactggctaagcagcagttccccagacaaggacctggggattacagtggacgagaagctggctacGAATCAACAGTGGGCCCTTGTTCCCAAGAAAGCTACTactatattgggctgcattagtaggagcactgccagcagatggagggtaGTGAcgattcccctctattcagcactaggGAGgcccatctggagtactgtgtccagctttggtccccccactacagaaaggatgtggaaaaattggagagagtccagcagagggcaacaaaaatgattagggggctagggcacgtgactcatgaggagaggctgagggaactgggcttgtttagtccgcagaagagacgagtgtggggggggatttgatagcagccttcaactacctgaaggggttccaaggaggatggagctaggccgttctcagtggtggcagatgaccgaacaaggagcaatggtctcaagctgcagtgggggaggtcgagGTTGGCtactggggggtgggatgggactatttcactaggagggtggtgaagcactggaatgctcacctagggaggtggcagaatctccatccttagaggttctgAATACctggcttgaccaagccctggctgggatgatttagttggggttggtcctgctttgagcagcgggtggGACTAGCTCTTCCAATCCTCATCTTATGATTCTACATGCCACTTGCTATGTGATCTCCAATGATGACAAGTAGGCACAGCCAGTCTGACCTGAGAAGGCCTCCACCTGGATAACTCACTACAGGGTTGGTGGAAAGAGAGCTTGGATAACAGTTGGTGGCAAACTTGAGAATGCTGCCAAGAGAGATGTGACAACAagtgagcaaaaaagaaaaggagtacttgtggcaccttggagactaacaaatttattagagcataagctttcgtgagctacagctcacttcaccggatgcatttggtggaaaatacagtggggagatctatttatatatacacacagagagagagagagaacgtgaaacaatgggttttatcatacacactgtaaggagagtgatgacttaagatgagctattaccgggggcggggggggaggaggaaaatcttttgtagtgatgatcaaggtgggccgtttccagcagttaacaagaacgtctgagaaacagtggagggtggggtggggagagaaataacatggggaaatgactcatcctctcccagtctctattcaagcctaagttgattttatccagtttgcaaattaattccaattcagcagtctctcgttggagtctggttttatGTTGTTGAAGGAtcgccactctcaggtctgtaatcatgtgaccagagagattgaagtgttctccgactggtttttgaatgttctaattcttgacgttcGATTTGGGTCCgtttagtcttttacgtagagactgtccagtttgaccaatgtacatggcaggggcattgctggcacatgatggcatatatcccattggtagatgcgcaggtgaacgagcctctgatagtgtggctgatgtgattaggccctgtgatggtgtcccctgaatagatatgtggacagagttggcaacgggctttgttgcaaggataggttcctgggttagtggttctgttgtgtggtgtgtggttgctggtgaatatttgcttcaggttggggggctgtcctggACTGGCACAGgacaggactggcctgtctcccaaggtctgagagtgatgggtcgtccttcaggataagttgtagatccttgatgatgcgttggagaggttttagttgggggctgaaggtgatggctagtggccttctgttgttttctttgttgggcctgtcgtgtagtaggtgacttctgggcactcttctggctctgtcaatctgtttcttcacttgtaagaatgcatgatggagatcttgtaggtgtttgtctctgtctgaggggttggagcaaatgcggttatatcgtagagcttggctgtagacagtggatcgtgtggtgtgatctggatgaaagctggaggcatgtaggtaggaatagcggtcagtaggtttccgatatagggtggtgtttatgtgaccatcgcttattagcactgtagtgtccaggaagtggatctcttgtgtggactggtccaggctgaggttgatggtgggatggaaattgttgaaattctggtggaattcctcaagggcttcttttccatgggtccagatgatgaagacgtcatcaatgtagcgcaagtagagtaggggcattgggggacgagagctgaggaagcgttgttctaagtcagccataaaaaagttggcctactgtggggccatgtgggtacccatagcggtaccgctgatttgaaggtatacatggtccccaaatgtgaaatagttatgggtgaggaccaagttcggccaccaggttagctgtgacattatcggggatactgttcctgatggcttgcagTCCGTCTTTGTGTGGCatgctggtgtagagggcttccacatccatagtggctaggatggtgtttttaggaagatcaccgatggattgtagcttcctcaggaagtcagtggtgtctcgaagatagctgggagggctggtagcgtagggcctgaggagggagtctacatagccagacgatcctgctgtcagggtgccaatgcctgagatgatggggcgtccaggatttccaggttagactaccccaggttggagttccagggctgtgtctgtgtagatttgttcttgtgctttttcagggagtttcttgagcaaatgctgtagtttcttttggtaaccctcagtgggatcagagggtaatggcttgtagaaaacggtgttggagagctgcctagtagcctcttgttcatattccgacctagtcatgatgatgacgacgacagcacctcctttgtcagcctttatgattatgatgtcaaagttgtttctgaggctgtggatggcattgtgttctgcatggctgaggttatggggcaagtgatgctgcttttccacaatttcagcccgtgcacgtcggcggaagcactctatggagaagtccagtctgttgtttcgaccttcaggaggagtccacccagaatccttctttttgtagcgttggtaggaaggtccttgtgggttaatacgttggttagaggtgtgttggaaatattccttgagtcggagacgtcaaataggattctaggtcaccacagaactgtatcgtgttcgtgggggtggaggggcaaaaggagaggccccgagataggacagattcttctgctgggctaagagtatagttggacagatgaacaatattgctgggtgggatAAGGGAACctctgttgtggccccttgtggcatgtagtagtttcaagAGTTTAGTGTCCTGCTTCTCTACAAGAGAAAAAGGACaagtgtgttgtagatggcttgtctactttttgtaaagtccagccatgaggaagtttgtgtggaaggttggctcttaTGAGAGTATCccgttttgagagctcattcgtAATCTTTCCcggtttgctgtagaggatgttgaccaggtggttccgcagtttctttgagagtgtgtggcacaagctgttggcatagtctgtgtggtatgcagattgtaatggatttttttcccttcagtccTCTTGGTATGTTGTCCATctctttgcatttggagaggaagatgtctgtctgtatctgtacaagctTTTtgtcatgaagttgatagatttccactccatacggctaaattcagtctccttactctccttacagtgtgtatgatctctgtgtgtataaatgtccccactgtattttccaccgaatgcatccgatgaagtgagctgtagctcacgaaagcttatgctcaaataaatttgttagcctctaaggtgccacaagtactccttttcttttttgtgaatacagactaacacggctgctactctgaaacctgttacaagtGAGCAGGTGCTTCTAGCCTGTCTGAGAAGGCCCCCCTGTGGCCGTGTTCAGGCACTCCTGCTGAGTCCCTGCGTTGTAGGGCAGAACATCTGAGATGCTAAAAGGGTTGATACGCTCGCATCCTTGGATGTCTCCCATCCAAACACTGATGGGGCCTGACCCTGCTTGTCTCAAGCACTAATAAGGTCACTATCAGAAACAGCGTGGCCTCAATCTGAATTCACAGAGCATCAGCCCCTGTCTCCTCCCTCTGCTCTCTCCTGTGCAGCCTCCATGCTCGCTGCATCTACAATGCCAGTGACTTTCTGCCAGTCCAGGTCGAGGTCTTCTTGCCCCCCACACCTGCTCCAGTCACCCAGGCAGGACCCCTCCGGCTTGAGCTGCGCATCGCCACAGGTAGGTGACCCCTCACTCCAGCACTGAGATCCCATCCCCCTGAAGAACCACAGGTGTCTCAGCTCTGCtctcctcctgccctctcccccacagaccTGAGCTACAGATCCTATCTCGCGGAGAGAGACTACCCTGTGGTGAAGGTGCTCAGGGACCCTGTCTACATGGAGGTTCGCATCCTGCAGAGAACAGACCCATCCCTGGTTCTCGTTCTGCACCAGTGCTGGGCCACCCCAAGCGCTAACCCCCTGCAGCAGCCGCAGTGGCCCATCCTGGTGGACGGGTGAGTGGCTGGGTTGGAGGGGGAGCAtggcttggggaggaggaaggcagtTTCCTTGGTCCACCATTCTCTCATGCCTTGCTCCCAGGTGCCCGTTCCTGGGAGACAACTACAGAACCCAGCTTGTGCCCGTGGGCCCTGCCTCATCAGAGCTGCCCTTCCCGACTCACCACCAGCGCTTCGTCCTCTCCACCTTTGCCTTTGTGGACTCCGCTTCCCCAGTGGTGCTTGTCGGAGAGGTGAGAAGGGGCCTGCATAtaaagggggtgaggagggggacgTCTGAGTGCAGGGGCAGGAGCTCCTATTTTAGTCAGGTTCTGACCTTCAAATTGTCTCTGCTGAGGCGCTGCACGTGCACAACCAAACGGATGGCTGTGGATCTACTTCCTGGCTCCTAGCAGCACTGGCCAGTCACTCACTAACTCTATTCTCACTTATGTGGATTTTAGGTGTACATTTACTGTAGCGCCTCTGCTTGCTACCCCTCCCGGCTGGAGCCCTGCAGGACCATGTGCCCATCAGGAGCTGCCACAAGTAAGTGAGAGTGGCTTCATCCGGACACCAGTGGTCTGAAATCCATGTGGGTTTCTACAAGCTCCCCTCCCAAATACCAGAGGACTCGTAGTGAACAGAGATCTGCCTGTCCTGCTATATCAGAGGTGGGCGAAATACAGCCCGCAGGACCATTGTGCCCGGCCCCTGAgttcccagccggggaggctagcccccggccacTCCCGTACTGTCCCTCTCCCTCGCAGCCTCAGCACGCCTCCAGCACTCTGCTCCAGTAGGGCTGTGAGCTcccgctgctctgagcagcatcaTAAGGGGGTTGGGATTTGATAAGGGGCTGAGGGTcctggggggcacaggggctggTTGGATTGGGCAGAGGCtcagggggcagtcggggcatTGGATCCCCCATCTGAGTCCGGTGGGGGCTGTCGGGGAGCAGCGGGTTGGATAGGGGTgtggtcccagggggcagttaggggcaggggtcctgggagggggcagtcaggagacaaggagttgggggcggggggggggttctgagGTGGGCAgtcgggggcaggaagtgggagggagccaggctgtctggggaggcacagccttcgcTACCTGGccttccatatagttttgcaatgcTAATATtggcctcaggccaaaaggtttgcccagccctgtgctatATACTGACTGGAAGGAGTTCAGCCCAGCTCCTTATGTACCTCTACCATGTACTGTAGCACTAGCTAGGGTATGATGGGCTAACGCTAAGAGGTAAATGGCCTAATCTCCTACACCTGCCCTATATAGGAGACCATACTAGAAACTGCCTCTGGAGAGTGGAGTGTCTGCTACTCCTGATGATGAAATGGCCTTTCTTCCCATCTTCTCCCACGCTTCAAATAAGCAATTCATGAAGATCTAATACCTGGTACCACAACCTGTCAGGAGGCCTGTAAGGGCTCATGGCTGAGTCCATGGTGACGCTGCATTTCATCACATGATGCACACTCGCAACCAGAGGGCCCTGGATGGACAGCTCCCTAACTCTCCATTCCATCTCCCAGGAGGCCGCCGGTTTCTGGATATTGACAATGGGACAGGAGAGCCCCAGGACCTGGTGAGTTCTCATGGCCCTGTGATCTTCCAGGAGAGCCCAGAGCTGTGGAGAGAACACGTCTATGAGAACAAGGGTGAGTTTTCTGTTAACCCCTCGTAGGACAACTGACATCTTGCTGTATTCCAGATTACTGTGCAAGTCAATGCTGTCTAGGGGGTTCTAATATAAATGTTCA
This DNA window, taken from Dermochelys coriacea isolate rDerCor1 chromosome 6, rDerCor1.pri.v4, whole genome shotgun sequence, encodes the following:
- the LOC119858105 gene encoding zona pellucida sperm-binding protein 1-like gives rise to the protein MGLSCRYFVGLVLLWSLRIALGQGDFHRVSFSVLQHEYDCGDYGMQLLVFPSQGRTVRFKVVDEFGTPFEVTNCSICLHWVTSGEQGVMIFSAGYNGCHVHKKDGRNQLQVRVEELLSTRAIAATYDVNMTCPKPTERDFSPEETMRYMPQPGLVRPVPQPQPGLPQPGLVRPVPQPQPGLVRPVPQPQPGLVRPVPQPQPGLVRPVPHISPPPSNIGAHLTEEQCRVVAGKIPCADAPGQAACFQAGCCYDETDLTTPCYYGNTVTVQCLLDGHFVLVVSRDVSDHPIILESVRLAYAQAGCDPIRMTEAFVIFRFPLMQCGTTVQVIHDKLIYENQLISGIDIRTGPDGSITRDSTFILHARCIYNASDFLPVQVEVFLPPTPAPVTQAGPLRLELRIATDLSYRSYLAERDYPVVKVLRDPVYMEVRILQRTDPSLVLVLHQCWATPSANPLQQPQWPILVDGCPFLGDNYRTQLVPVGPASSELPFPTHHQRFVLSTFAFVDSASPVVLVGEVYIYCSASACYPSRLEPCRTMCPSGAATRGRRFLDIDNGTGEPQDLVSSHGPVIFQESPELWREHVYENKDPVSRLDLTLMLLAMLSLVAVVSLVTVTLLCRRSNWMARSQIFQGK